GGCGCCTCCGCCGGCACCTTAAGCAAAGACCAGTTCCTGAAGCTGCTCATCGAGCAGCTCAAGCACCAGGACCCGCTCTCGCCGATGCAGAACACGGAATTCACCTCGCAGATGGCGCAGTTCAGCCAGCTCGAACAGCTCTACAACGTGAACAGCAATCTGGGCATCATGACGCAGGCGAGCATCTCCGCGAACAACGCCCAGGCGCTCGGCCTGATCGGCAAAGAAGTGAAAGCGGCCGGCAACAGCGTCGACGTCTCTGGCGGTAAAGCGAGCGCGCTGACCTTCAGCCTGCCGGAAAACGCCTCGGATACCTCCATCTCGATCAGCGACGCGAAGGGCAACGTGGTCGCCACCATCGACGCCGGCGCGAAGGACAGCGGCGACAACTCGGTGACGTGGGACGGCCGCGACGCGGCGGGCGAACCGGTGGCCTCGGGCACCTACACCTTCAGCGTGAACGCGCAGAACCTCACCGGCGACAACATCCCCGCCACCACGTTCATGCGGGGCATCGTGAAATCCGTGAGCATACAAAACGGCGTTTCATACCTGAACCTCGGCAACACCAAGATACAGTTAGGCGACGTCATGGAGGTAAGCCAGCCAGGCACGGCGGCAACCTCCCCGGCGGTAAAAAACAAGGGCATTTTTCTTAACTAAACAAGGAGGCTGGTCATGAGTTTAAACAGTGCAATGTATTCCGGGGTCAGCGGCATAATGACGCTCGGCAACGCGATGAACGTGACGGGCGACAACATCGCCAACGTCAACACCGTCGGCTACAAAGGGAGCCGCACGGTGTTTTCGGACATCCTCTCCAACTCGATTTCAAACGGATCCACCACCATGCAGATGGGGCGCGGCACATTCCTGTCCGGCGTCACCCCCTCCTGGGCGCAGGGATCCTTTGAAAGCACCGCCAACGCCACCGACATGGCGATACAGGGCTCCGGCTTCTTCGTGGTGAAAGACCAGGCCAATAGCGCCTCATACTTCACCCGGGCCGGCCAGTTCTCCCTGAACAACCAGGGGCAACTGGTGAACGGCAGCGACATGGTGGTGCAGGGCTACCAGGTGACCAGCACCCTCAACGGCGTGGTGAACACCACCGGCCAAATCAGCAACATCAACATCGGCGGCGTGCAGTCGGTGCCCAAAGCCACCACGCAGTTCCGCATCGGCGCGAACCTCAACGCCTCCGCCAGCGCCGGCGCCACCTTCAGCACCAGCTTCGACGTGTACAACAACCTCGGCGGCCGCGTGACGCTCACCTACAGCTTCACCAAGAGCGCCGTCACGCCGCTTTCCTGGGACTACACGGTCGCCGCCTCCTCCGGCACCATCAG
This sequence is a window from Nitrospinota bacterium. Protein-coding genes within it:
- a CDS encoding flagellar hook assembly protein FlgD; the encoded protein is MIVSSSAETSATPQKASNGSLLPGGSANGASAGTLSKDQFLKLLIEQLKHQDPLSPMQNTEFTSQMAQFSQLEQLYNVNSNLGIMTQASISANNAQALGLIGKEVKAAGNSVDVSGGKASALTFSLPENASDTSISISDAKGNVVATIDAGAKDSGDNSVTWDGRDAAGEPVASGTYTFSVNAQNLTGDNIPATTFMRGIVKSVSIQNGVSYLNLGNTKIQLGDVMEVSQPGTAATSPAVKNKGIFLN
- a CDS encoding flagellar hook protein FlgE, with the protein product MSLNSAMYSGVSGIMTLGNAMNVTGDNIANVNTVGYKGSRTVFSDILSNSISNGSTTMQMGRGTFLSGVTPSWAQGSFESTANATDMAIQGSGFFVVKDQANSASYFTRAGQFSLNNQGQLVNGSDMVVQGYQVTSTLNGVVNTTGQISNINIGGVQSVPKATTQFRIGANLNASASAGATFSTSFDVYNNLGGRVTLTYSFTKSAVTPLSWDYTVAASSGTISAGGTGTMTFDSAGQMVTPAANPALSISGFPTGAAPLTMTWALYNPATTALYGDITSYSAGSTTTSIIQDGYSTGTLKGLSVDGKGVISGLFSNGQTQALYQLAMADFPSPWGLSRQGGSLYAESMQSGQPLYGTAGAGGLGTILGSSLELSNVDLASEFVKMIQNQRGYQANSRIITTVDEMMTEAVNLKR